The nucleotide window ctcttatgcatgaattgatgaaatactatggttgttatgatgattccccatgaacccatgtaaatcccatattttccaattatgatgatataatgtgggtttggattatgaaagaaggattttatgaaatcaagcatgaattgatagaattatatgattttatgatgaaattatatgaacccatatctaacccatcatttttagatgttgatgattgaaagtgggatTTGAACGAAAGatgaattatgaaattatgcatgttcttatgaaatctatgaaaatgttttaagaatgctttgagagtaaagtatcaatgatgatgttgatgttgtgttgttgaaaggatttcctCATAAACACATTaaagcatgattgtgaaaggtattaTCACAAAATAAGGGTTCTtagggttgaaaggttttctcacctaaaatgaaccaatgCTAAGAAGCTAATATAATGAATAAGCAAGAGGCAATTACCCATGTTCCTTTATGAGCTAGTATGAAAagatcatggatggtgaaaggttttctcacgcatGGTCTAAGAAGCTATCCTATGATACGACAAGGGGCGACTACCCACGTCATTTAAAGATAAGacaagtcaagacttaataactACTTCGTTGGAATTTATGTTTAGCATCAAGAGGATTTTGAGATTGAAGCTCTCTTGAGTTgaggttgggtttctagaagcaatttctttatcccttacctatgttcctccataggatgattgtctagatagatattagctagtggatccacttaagctagaagttcatggttctaccttggcaagtaggacaacctttttcggtgtgggagacagcgggggatcatgttatagtagctcacatggtatttatgtcagttaaggctcattcccacaataataatgaaccAATGTTACTTttagaagtatctcacatgtgttcaaatatgatgttcacttgcattgatcatggTTTTATGGCATATGGTTTCTAACTCccaaaatatatgttttagcttgatcatTGCATACTTATGAAAATGTCccattttagcatgatttaaatgttttatacatggctatcatacttggtacattgttttgtacttaCGTGTATTTTTGCCTACATTTCCctaaatgtagggtctgacaaccagggttctcagtttcgtggctagtggtTGATATCGAGGGtcccgagctttggtgagtcctcatgcttcgaggatggaCTTTCATTGTTTTCAGTCTTCTTCCTTATAttcagttttggacatgatgtatgggttacgcccaatttcattcaattgtattagatggctattgagacaaagtgtttagacttccgttttacttttataaaatgttttggacttgaaatattgtttttaattcctttgttctatttcttattttatgaatgctaagtggattgtatggggcctcttgaggtcctatatgccatgttacatctagggtgtactcttgggtcgtgacaaacttggcaATTGGaacacaaggtttagaatgtttataggatgtctcataagacACGTCAAGTAGATTTTTgttatgagtgtgaagcgcaccacatttatgaataagaggctataagatgtttaggaaacttcacttttttcattactctaaagtcgtgtGATAGAGTGTAACTCGAGGTTTCTTTCTCTCCTAACCCCTATTTGTACTTTTTCAGAAGATGGCTCCATGAAGAAATCTCGTGAGAAGTAATAGGAATGTTCGTGAGAATGTGAGACAAGAGGTTCCCCAAGTGTCATTCAACCTTTTAgccgagcaagtgactaatgaTGAGTTTCAAGCCACATTTCATGCATTAGCCCAAGGTATGATGGCTCAAGTTAATAAAGAGGTTGTGGCTCCTATGAACCCAAGGATGGGTATGGCGGCAACAAGGGTGAGGGACTTTATtagaatgaatcctccagaAATTCATGGGTCTaatgttgaggaagatcctcaaaagttcattgatgaggtgtataaagtgttgatgatcatgggagtgatgTCActggaaaaggaaaaattggccgcttatcaacttaagggtgttgcacaggtttggttcaaccaatggaaagaaaatAGGGTGTTATATGAGGGTCCTCTTAATTGGGAGAAATCTAAggttgcttttcttgataggttcttttctcattgagatgagagaggcaaaggtactagagttcattaaccttcacCAAGGagatatgagtgtgaaggagtatgatgtgaaattcatgcaattgtCTAAATATGTTCCAACTATGGTTGTCGATCCAAGggaaggatgagtaagtttgtgtcgggtACTTCCGAATTAGTGGTCAAAGAATGCCTAACTGCCGTGCTTGTTAAGGATATGGATGTTTCCCGGTTGATGATACATGCACAACAAATAGAAGAGGAAAAACTTAAGGagaaaactagggattcaaagaggaaaagaagggaTGATGGTGAGTCTTCACATTCAATGTCCGATGGAGAAAATCATTCTCAAGGTAAGGGTGGTAGTGAGCAAATGTGGCCCGAGTGTAGGGAGTTTGGGAGAAGACATGAGGGTAAATGTCTAGCCGGTTCTAatgtttgttttggttgtggtaagataGAGCATAAAATAAGGAATTGTCCTTTGGTTGCTAGAAATGAAGGAGATAGTCCTCGACGGGCTCAACCTTACCCTTCCTCCGATCCTATTGGTGGCTGGAAACAAGATAGGTTCTATGCTCTTCAAACTCGACAAGATCATGAGGGTTCCCGGGATGCGGTGATTGGTAAGTTAAggtttttgttttagtttatgGTTACGTATTGCTTGACGTTGAGTGTTTTGTTTGATATGGTAAGAACTCCATATATGGTGATTATGCTTGAAGTAGTCCTTGAAAATCCTTGTGGAAATTCTTAGGTGTCTACTTGTATCAATGGTTTAGTTGTTGTTAAGACATTGCTGTTATGTTTAGATTGAGGGACATGGATTTGAAAAGACTAGTTGGGTTtgctcctaagggggagatagtgtgatTCATGGTTGGTACGTGAGTAGAACTATTTTGGTTTTGGAAGAATTCCTTGTTATGGTTAGATGAGTGAAAGTTGGAGGCAATGTGACTTCTTAGTATCCCTACCTCTTTCATTTATCTTCGAGTCTAGCTTGATGTcttagttcctcatggtttactctttAGGATTCGAGTGTCTTAGTCATCCTCATGATTCCTCATGCATGCATGCTCATggaaaatttgatttttcaaaaatatgattttgtttaattgattttttcatgATTATGTCCATTTGAGTATGATCTTGCATGTTTGTCTTGTgaaaagattattttaaaagtttgctTTAGCTTGGAGATTAAGTTTCCTCCTTTGATATGTGCATTTATATGATTGTTTTCATGTTGGGCTACTGTAACGAcctgagagcaccccctagtcgtaacacggcgtactcgacctctcagaggtcttatacaagcccttagcatatcatgaacattaaagcatatgaaaatagaggaaaatttaaaacttttctttacaatcgaagtcttcataaaataagagagagtctatgacactatgtctcaaatcATCTATAACAATTAGAATAAGAACTCTTTCATAAAAACTTAGGGACACAGCCCTTACATAATAATTactagggacacgacccttacaCAAGTCTAAAGACATGAAACATAAAGACATAATGACATAAGAGTACGAGGTAGGTtcatcctcgaaactatgaggactccccaagtcttcattcccaagctccttagaaacctaactTCCAAGCATAAGACATCACatcaccaaaccctacactttgtaaaaaatgtagaagaaatatgggttagtacaacacacgtactaagtatggaagccatgcaagtaaaaccattaaaacatgcataaaagggacatttagttgaaaccatgctttaTGCACATTTGAACATCTTCTTGAAAGAGTTGGAGAATCACAAGTCACAAGCAATTCACATATAGTTCATCAAAGCACAAAGGATAATAACGTCACCATAAGCATAGTCTCTAAACATAATCTTAATACAATATTACTCATTACAAGACATACTACTCATGCATATTCAATCATTAAGACCATTACATCATAACATAATAACAACATAAGTAACCCTAGGTTCTACTTGTGTAATGCAtaggtagggtccatagtcctacctacactaagtattaCCTTTGGATCACCATACTCATACTTATCATACATTAGTCTTATCCATTGGTCATATACATAGTAAAGGTGGCATACACAaacattagttcatatcatacatcttagtcataattcaaatagtccatatcataggtaaaccatcttcataatgatcatacacaacatagcttcaacatacataagtcataatcatcataatcataagagaaacactactacaaccatcccttaggatcccacaagtgcaatgtgcaagagaagtcccataccctcccttacactatgtagaaacccttaagaaagccctagtaagagttcacacctttcataccttcatttacttttacattagggaaatattgcaataaccgacatagaccataagagctacatggaatccggtgttcNNNNNNNNNNNNNNNNNNNNNNNNNNNNNNNNNNNNNNNNNNNNNNNNNNNNNNNNNNNNNNNNNNNNNNNNNNNNNNNNNNNNNNNNNNNNNNNNNNNNNNNNNNNNNNNNNNNNNNNNNNNNNNNNNNNNNNNNNNNNNNNNNNNNNNNNNNNNNNNNNNNNNNNNNNNNNNNNNNNNNNNNNNNNNNNNNNNNNNNNNNNNNNNNNNNNNNNNNNNNNNNNNNNNNNNNNNNNNNNNNNNNNNNNNNNNNNNNNNNNNNNNNNNNNNNNNNNNNNNNNNNNNNNNNNNNNNNNNNNNNNNNNNNNNNNNNNNNNNNNNNNNNNNNNNNNNNNNNNNNNNNNNNNNNNNNNNNNNNNNNNNNNNNNNNNNNNNNNNNNNNNNNNNNNNNNNNNNNNNNNNNNNNNNNNNNNNNNNNNNNNNNNNNNNNNNNNNNNNNNNNNNNNNNNNNNNNNNNNNNNNNNNNNNNNNNNNNNNNNNNNNNNNNNNNNNNNNNNNNNNNNNNNNNNNNNNNNNNNNNNNNNNNNNNNNNNNNNNNNNNNNNNNNNNNNNNNNNNNNNNNNNNNNNNNNNNNNNNNNNNNNNNNNNNNNNNNNNNNNNNNNNNNNNNNNNNNNNNNNNNNNNNNNNNNNNNNNNNNNNNNNNNNNNNNNNNNNNNNNNNNNNNNNNNNNNNNNNNNNNNNNNNNNNNNNNNNNNNNNNNNNNNNNNNNNNNNNNNNNNNNNNNNNNNNNNNNNNNNNNNNNNNNNNNNNNNNNNNNNNNNNNNNNNNNNNNNNNNNNNNNNNNNNNNNNNNNNNNNNNNNNNNNNNNNNNNNNNNNNNNNNNNNNNNNNNNNNNNNNNNNNNNNNNNNNNNNNNNNNNNNNNNNNNNNNNNNNNNNNNNNNNNNNNNNNNNNNNNNNNNNNNNNNNNNNNNNNNNNNNNNNNNNNNNNNNNNNNNNNNNNNNNNNNNNNNNNNNNNNNNNNNNNNNNNNNNNNNNNNNNNNNNNNNNNNNNNNNNNNNNNNNNNNNNNNNNNNNNNNNNNNNNNNNNNNNNNNNNNNNNNNNNNNNNNNNNNNNNNNNNNNNNNNNNNNNNNNNNNNNNNNNNNNNNNNNNNNNNNNNNNNNNNNNNNNNNNNNNNNNNNNNNNNNNNNNNNNNNNNNNNNNNNNNNNNNNNNNNNNNNNNNNNNNNNNNNNNNNNNNNNNNNNNNNNNNNNNNNNNNNNNNNNNNNNNNNNNNNNNNNNNNNNNNNNNNNNNNNNNNNNNNNNNNNNNNNNNNNNNNNNNNNNNNNNNNNNNNNNNNNNNNNNNNNNNNNNNNNNNNNNNNNNNNNNNNNNNNNNNNNNNNNNNNNNNNNNNNNNNNNNNNNNNNNNNNNNNNNNNNNNNNNNNNNNNNNNNNNNNNNNNNNNNNNNNNNNNNNNNNNNNNNNNNNNNNNNNNNNNNNNNNNNNNNNNNNNNNNNNNNNNNNNNNNNNNNNNNNNNNNNNNNNNNNNNNNNNNNNNNNNNNNNNNNNNNNNNNNNNNNNNNNNNNNNNNNNNNNNNNNNNNNNNNNNNNNNNNNNNNNNNNNNNNNNNNNNNNNNNNNNNNNNNNNNNNNNNNNNNNNNNNNNNNNNNNNNNNNNNNNNNNNNNNNNNNNNNNNNNNNNNNNNNNNNNNNNNNNNNNNNNNNNNNNNNNNNNNNNNNNNNNNNNNNNNNNNNNNNNNNNNNNNNNNNNNNNNNNNNNNNNNNNNNNNNNNNNNNNNNNNNNNNNNNNNNNNNNNNNNNNNNNNNNgtggcgttggaaagaggactcatagacctttcattggataggtaatggcccacctaattcgtttttagcTATGAGATATGACCatctaaagttgaccctcactcctaacttaaaactaaaaactcttTTTAGGGGACTGTTTTGAGGGTCTTGGTTCTAAATGAATTCATGACTTAGCTTAAGGTCTTGCTAGCTTATAAAGGTGAGTAATCAACTAGCTAAACAACCACTTAATCCCTTAGTCAATTAACTAACTTAATCCCTAATCACCGACTTAACACTAGAAGGCTGGAAATTGGCAGCACCTACTGCCACCCACTTACAGACCGTAAGTGGAGTTACGGCCCGTGCTGTGCTCTCGTCATTTGGTTCAGAGAGGGGGATTGGGGAGTTCTTGGTGGGGATACTAAGTCTCAACCCACGAGACCtacctacggggcgtaggtcaAGTGACGGCCCGTCACTGCCCTTCGTAGGTCAAGCTGTTTTTTGATAGCTTTTGGCCAAAggttgggtcctcctcaaggaccccttgggtggtccgtGGGGGGTCTTACCCGGTCGTTTGAACCCTAAACATGTACATCTATGAATAAGAGTCACTCCTATGGTTTTTAGACCTCAAACAACACACCAAACACCACGACAAGACACTAGCACcaaagactagtttccggatGTCATGGTCAtttcttgacgtttgacctcTAAAGTCACCAAACTAACTTCACTagccatttttcatcatttaaacatGTTTCCAACCATAAActaacatgtgaggctctaggtCAACCTAATAGATTCAGTCAAGCCTTAGCTAGGTCTTACTAGTTTTGTACGGGGCTTTACAGCTACTTGGTCTAGTTCCTATTTTCcttatgatgttttgaataTGTTCTAGCTTGGAGTCGAGGTTCCTccttgtttatgtgcatttagatgaAGTTTCATTAATAATTGGGTTTCTAAGTTCTCTCTTACACTTTCATGTTAGTTTGAGTtgcattcgaggacgaatgttcccaagggggagataatctAACACGTTGGATTCTGGAAAGGCAAGAATAGGTCAAGTGGGAAACTCACAAGCCCAAAAAGTGGACTATGGAACCCTCCACAGAGGGCCGTAAAGGGGACCACAGTCCATTGAGGGGCTCGTGGTAGGTTTTCAAAACCATCCCCATGTAAACTTCACTTTGACGGATGCCTAGACGACCCATCAAAGTGGTCATAAAGGGGGTCAAGTAAGTAGGGGTCCTCCCCTAGCTACTGGTCAAGGGCCACGAGCATCACAACAGCCCTAGCTACTGGTCAAGGGCCCCGGGCATCACAACTACCCGTGAAGGGTTTTCATtagacttagagtttagggtaacttcaaacgatcatatcttttagcacaaagtgaattaggtggcccattacacatcaaatgaaaggtctctAAGTCCTCTTTCctacgccaccaagtttgcccaATTTCCATCTCGGAGTAAAAATTTAAGCCCAAAATAATGAAGCACTGTCAGTCTGAATTTCTTCATGACCAATTTGACGGGCTATGGTGGTCATGACGGCCCATGATGCGCTTCCAGTGAGCCAATTCGGCAGTTTTTGAGTCAAGGGTTATTGGGTCTTTTCTCAATTcttttaactcaatactaagttgtTTTTCCTTCTACCCAAAGCCCTATATAATGATTCTAAACCCCCAAATCACTCAAACTAAAATCATTCTCTTAAATATCCAAAAGAAGATCAAGATCCtcatctcaaatatttctctctctagaaattgaagaagaaagctagggtttcaagatcaacTCTCCAAATCCTCCATTGCTTTCAAGTttttggcatcaaggtatgatagtttttaaccatggattccttccatccatggagttgTAAAATTCTCCTATttacaaagttagaaatccccaatcgagttagggttttcttcagtTGCCATCGGCTCTCTTCAATGTTTATTTagatgattgaattatgatctcttatacatgaattgatgaaatgctATGGTATTTATGATGATTCCCCATGAACTCATGTAAatcccatattttccaattatGAGGATATAATTGGGtttggattatgaaagaaaagatttttatgaaatcaagcatgaattgatataattatatgattttatgatgaatttctatgagcccatatctaacccatgatttctaaatgttgatgattgaaattgggttttgaaccttgaaaggtgaattatgaaattatgcatgtttttatgaaatctatgcaaatattttaaggatgctttgagagtaaagtgtcaatgatgatgttgatgttgtgttcttgaaaggATTTGCTCATATGCACATGaaatcatgattgtgaaaggtattctcacataataagggttcttagggttgaaaggctttctcacctaaaatgaatcaattcTACGAAACTAATCTAATGAAGAGGCAAGAGGCGATTTGTGAGCTAGTATGAAAAGATCATGGACGGTGAAATATTTTACCATGCATGGTTTAAGGAGCTATCCTATGATAATACAAGGGGCGACTACCCATGTCTTTTAAAGATAAGATAAGTCAAGGCTTAATAACTACTCTGTgggaatttatgcttagcaccgagaggatttTGTGATGGAAGCTCTCTTGAGTTGAGGTCGGGTTTCttgaagcaatctccttatcccttacctatgtgcccccatagaaTGAATTtatagatagacattagctagtggatccacttaagctagaaatTCATGGCTCTACCTTGGGAAGTAgtacaacccttttcggtgtgggagacaccggggatcatgttatagctcacatggtctttatGTCGATTAAGGCTCATTCCCActataataatgaactaaggttacttcaagaagtatctcacatgttTTCAATGATGATATtcacttgcattgatcatggTTTTATGACTTACGGTTTTTAACTCCCAAAATACATGTTTTAGTTTGATCATTGCATACTTATGAAAATATCCCTTTTTAGCataattaaatgttttatgcatggctatcatacttggtacattgttttgtactaacgcatactattgcctacatttcccaaatgtagggtcggACAGTCAGGGTTCTTAGTTTCGTGGCTAGTTGTTGATATCGAGGTTCTTGatctttggtgagtcctcatgcttcgaggcaGGACTACCATTGTTTACAgtcttctttcttatttttagttttggacatTATGTATGgactaggcccaatttcattatattgtattagatgTGTATTGAGACAAATGTTTAGACTTTTGCTTTACtattataaaatgttttggacttgaaatgttgttttaaattcttttgttctatttcttatgttatgaatgttaagtggcttgtatgaagCTTCTCAGGGtcctatatgccatgttacatctaaggTGTACCCTTGAGTCGTGACACCACCAATACAAGAGGTGGTCAAAAAGGAAATTATAAAGTTGTTGGATCTAGGGTTGGTGTACCCCATTTCTGATAATCATTGGGTTAGCCTAATgcaatgtgtgcccaagaagAGTTGTATGACAGTGGTTGGAAATGCGAAGAATAAGTTGATTCCGCAAAGACTAGTCATAGGTTGGCGAGTGTGCATGGATTAAAGGAAGCTAAATAAGTGGACCTTGAAGGACCACTACCAATGCCACTCATGGATCAGATGCTTTATAAGTTGGCTAGTAAAGGTTGGTATTGCTTCTTAGATGGATACTCTGGGTATAACCAAATATCAATTGCACCGGAAGATCAAGAGAAGACCACTTTTACATGTACTTATGGTACCTTCGCATTCAAATGCATGCCATTTGGATTGTGTAATGCACCAACAACTTTCCAAAGGTGTATGATGTCCATCTTCTCGGACATGGTAGAGGTCACTTtggaagtgttcatggatgatttctctatgGTAGGTGATGATGTGTCGTGATATATTAGCACATTTGATGCTCAAAACTAATGATTATTGGAAGAATCGAgtgtatttatgtggatatgATGTGTTTGGTGATGTTTGCACAGGTAAAACATGTGGATAtgaaagagaaatgaaaagaagaaaaaagaagaaaatacagGCTAGAACAAGCACCACGGAGACTCGTACGGGCCATGGTTATATTGACAGTTTGTCACAGAGCCCATGGTGATGAAGCAGTGAAGCCACATTGGGATTCTGATCACTAAATTCCAAGTGAAGAACATGGAGCCCTAGATAGGCAATGGTCCTCCTGACGAGCTGTGAAGATGCTCGTGGTGCTGAAGCAGCGGGCATGGATATTCTTAGGTTGCATACTAAAGGTCAATAAAGACCATGACGCCACTGCAGGTTTCACCGACCGTGAAGCTCATGACGGACCGTCAGGCCGTCCATGAAGTTGCCCGACATTTCAGTCCTACTTCAAGTAGGACTCTTTTTAGACAAACTATTTGATTAATTAGGTCgtattttgtttttatctcGACACATTTGGAATGAGAGACTCGGTTTGAAATATTCTTAACTTTACTTTTCATTGATTAACATCGAGCAAAGTTTCGAAGTTGGATTCCAGTATTCTGAATATCAAGCGTTcattgaatttgaatattttcGTAAGTAACTTCTCTTAATATTTTCATTACAAATCTATGTTTGTTCAATAGAaatcatgagtggctaaacaccACAACTAAGGTTGTGGGAACTAGGATGGTAATCTAAATGTGAATTCGTAGAACGAGTAGAAGGTAAATCGTATTTGCAATATTTAACTTATTCATTTGTTCTAATGAGTGCACGAATTAGAGTAAGCCTCTATCTAacaattgttcgagagaaaagagATAATTGGGAAAAAGTGGAGTTAATCTGATAAAATGGCGTTAAAGGTCAAGTTAGAGAGAAAGAACTTTAATATCATTGTACGCAAGGGTAGAATTTGTTAGCACTCGAAGACCGAGAGGAATTGAGTTGAAATTATCTAACTAGACTGAGAAATGTTAGATATAGTCAACTCGCCTATAATTTGCAAATACTAAAGTACCTAAAACTCATTTACGGATGAACACTAGATATATTGTCATTGGAAACACAATCCTGGTTTCATTCATTTATCAATACAACTTTGGAATCAATATTCTGTTAACTGTCAATCTGGATTTTGTTTATCAATATTGGTTACTTGAACTTTACAACTAAACCCAATTTATTTTTCGTAATTAAGTCCTTTAGGAAATAATAGCAACATTTGGATAAACGCGACAATGAAATTATTTCTATAAAGAAATTCTTTGTAGGATTGACCTCAACTCAtgttgagttctataaattgaccTCGACCAtttatacttcttaattgaagttCGTAAGGAATTTTCAGTGAACAAGCTTCGGAGACACATTTTATTTGTCCCAAGTACGTACCACGGCAGGCTTCACGGACTGTGAAGCTACCATCCATGAAGTTGCCCGACATTTCAGTCCTACTTCGAGTAGGACTCTTTTAAGACAgactatttgaattaattaggtcgtattttgtttttatctcAACACATCTGGAATGTGCGGCTCAGTTTGAAATATTCTTAACTTAAGTTTCATTGATTAACATCAAACGAAGCTTCGAAGTAGGATTCCGGTATTCTGAATATCAAGTGTTCATTGAATTTGTAGATTTTCGTAAGTAACTTCTCTTAATGTTTTCATTACAAATCTCTATTTATTCAATAGAAATAATGAGTGGCTAAACACCACAACTAAGTTTGTGGGAACTATGACAGTAATCTAAATGTGAATTCGTAACATGAATAGAAGGTAAATCGTATTTGCAATATTTAACACAGATTTCGTTATTCATTTGTTCTAATGAGTGCACGCATTAGAGTCAGCCTGTATCTATCAATTACTTAAGAGAAAAGAGATAGATGGGAAAAATGAAGTTAATCTGATAAAATGGCGTTAAAGGTCAagttcgagagaaaagaacTTTAACATCATTGTATACGAGGGTAGAATTTGTTAGCACTCGAAGACCGAGAGGAATTGACTGGAAATTATGTAACTAGGCTGAGAAGTTTTAGATATAGTCAACTCACCTATAATTTGCAAGGACTCAAGTACCTGAAACTCATTTACGGATGAACACT belongs to Solanum stenotomum isolate F172 chromosome 1, ASM1918654v1, whole genome shotgun sequence and includes:
- the LOC125855118 gene encoding uncharacterized protein LOC125855118, encoding MSKFVSGTSELVVKECLTAVLVKDMDVSRLMIHAQQIEEEKLKEKTRDSKRKRRDDGESSHSMSDGENHSQGKGGSEQMWPECREFGRRHEGKCLAGSNVCFGCGKIEHKIRNCPLVARNEGDSPRRAQPYPSSDPIGGWKQDRFYALQTRQDHEGSRDAVIGKTCGYEREMKRRKKKKIQARTSTTETRTGHGYIDSLSQSPW